One window of the Vigna radiata var. radiata cultivar VC1973A chromosome 1, Vradiata_ver6, whole genome shotgun sequence genome contains the following:
- the LOC106759115 gene encoding glucan endo-1,3-beta-glucosidase 6-like, which translates to MNSSFMWAFCMILVMALSHFQGGQGEEALSDIGVNWGAMASQPLYPPVVVNLLKENGISRIKLFDADPWTVSAFSGSNIEVMVGIPNEMLKKLSKDKDNAEDWVKHNVSKQVKGGVDIRYISVGNEPFLKSFNGSYVGITLPAMKNVQRALKKAGLGDKIKVTSALNADVYESATDKPSDGKFRKDIYDVMEQIVSFLDENKSPFLVNIYPFLSLYQNDNFPKDYAFFDGNAKGTDDKNVHYSNMFDANLDTLVWSLKKTGHPNVTIVIGEVGWPTDGDKNANGENAKRFYQGFLKRMANKKGSPLHPKPMITYLFSLTDENQKSIAPGDFERHWGIFTYDGKPKFSIDFSGKGQDKKPIAAKGVSYQEHKWCVLKQGTKQGVQDALAYACSMGDCSSLGFARSCADLTLAGNVSYAFNQYFQINDQSVEACDFNGLAEIVQDDPSKGNCRFPIALMSSANILKAMQHLRLYLIGFTIIFTFCL; encoded by the exons ATGAACTCATCATTTATGTGGGCGTTTTGTATGATTTTGGTTATGGCTCTCTCCCACTTTCAAGGTGGTCAAGGAGAAGAAGCTCTATCAGATATTGGTGTCAATTGGGGTGCAATGGCTTCTCAACCTTTGTATCCTCCTGTTGTGGTGAATCTGTTGAAAGAAAATGGAATTAGTAGAATAAAGCTTTTTGATGCAGATCCTTGGACTGTTAGTGCTTTTTCTGGCTCAAACATTGAAGTCATGGTTGGAATTCCTAATGAAATGTTGAAGAAACTGtctaaagataaagataatgcAGAAGATTGGGTTAAACATAATGTTAGCAAACAAGTTAAGGGAGGGGTCGACATCAG ATATATATCTGTAGGAAATGAGCCATTCTTGAAAAGTTTCAATGGTTCGTATGTGGGGATTACACTTCCAGCTATGAAGAATGTTCAAAGGGCACTTAAAAAGGCTGGTCTTGGAGACAAAATCAAGGTAACATCAGCTTTAAATGCTGATGTTTATGAGTCTGCTACAGATAAACCATCTGATGGAAAATTCCGCAAAGACATTTATGATGTTATGGAACAAATAGTGTCATTTCTTGACGAAAACAAGTCACCCTTTCTTGTTAACATATATCCATTCCTTAGTCTATATCAGAATGATAATTTTCCAAAGGATTATGCATTCTTCGATGGTAATGCTAAGGGAACTGATGACAAAAATGTGCATTACAGCAACATGTTTGATGCAAACTTAGACACTCTTGTTTGGTCGCTGAAGAAAACTGGTCACCCTAATGTGACAATCGTTATAGGTGAAGTTGGATGGCCAACAGATGGTGATAAAAATGCCAATGGAGAAAATGCAAAAAGGTTCTACCAAGGGTTTCTTAAGAGAATGGCAAACAAAAAAGGGTCACCACTTCATCCAAAACCTATGATTACTTATCTGTTTTCTCTTACTGATGAGAATCAGAAAAGCATTGCACCAGGTGACTTTGAACGCCACTGGGGCATTTTTACATACGATGGGAAGCCAAAGTTTTCAATTGATTTTTCTGGCAAAGGACAAGATAAAAAGCCAATAGCAGCAAAAGGGGTTAGTTACCAAGAACACAAATGGTGTGTCCTTAAACAGGGAACCAAGCAGGGTGTGCAAGATGCATTAGCTTATGCTTGTTCAATGGGTGATTGCTCAAGCTTGGGTTTTGCTCGTTCTTGTGCAGATTTAACTTTAGCTGGTAATGTTTCATATGCTTTCAATCAGTACTTTCAAATAAACGATCAAAGTGTTGAGGCATGTGATTTCAATGGATTAGCAGAGATTGTACAAGATGACCCATCTAAAGGAAATTGTCGCTTTCCTATAGCACTTATGAGCAGTGCAAACATTCTTAAAGCAATGCAACATCTGAGGCTATATTTAATTGGATTTACCATCATTTTCACATTTTGTCTGTAG
- the LOC106773200 gene encoding S-adenosylmethionine carrier 1, chloroplastic/mitochondrial isoform X1 translates to MGPFTLSVMVNDSAISLPDACSKRKQNFLLKNSFASVSMGDEKPFDFLRTLFEGVIAGGTAGVVVETALYPIDTIKTRLQAARGGEKLILKGLYSGLAGNLAGVLPASALFVGVYEPIKQKLLRIFPENLSAFSHLTAGAIGGIAASLIRVPTEVIKQRMQTGQFTSASGAVRFIASKEGFKGFYAGYGSFLLRDLPFDAIQFCIYEQIRIGYMLAARRNLNDPENAIIGAFAGALTGAITTPLDVIKTRLMVQGSANQYKGIVDCVQTIIKEEGPRAFLKGIGPRVLWIGIGGSIFFGVLESTKRFLAERRPIEFQHTYSDKSKDK, encoded by the exons ATGGGTCCCTTTACACTCTCCGTTATGGTTAATGACTCTGCCATTTCATTACCAG ATGCTTGTTCGAAGAGAAAACAGAACTTTCTTCTGAAAAATTCTTTTGCATCGGTTAGCATGGGAGATGAAAAGCCTTTTGACTTCTTACGCACTTTATTTG AGGGCGTTATTGCAGGAGGTACAGCTGGAGTTGTTGTTGAAACAGCTTTATACCCAATCGACACTATTAAAACACGTCTGCAG GCTGCTCGCGGGGGAGAAAAACTAATATTGAAAGGCTTGTATTCCGGATTGGCAGGGAACCTTGCTGGTGTCTTACC GGCGTCTGCTTTATTTGTGGGAGTTTATGAACCTATAAAGCAGAAATTGCTGAGGATATTTCCTGAAAATCTGAGTGCTTTTAGTCATTTA ACTGCAGGTGCCATAGGAGGCATTGCTGCTTCATTGATTCGTGTTCCAACGGAG GTTATCAAGCAACGAATGCAAACTGGGCAGTTTACTTCAGCTTCTGGTGCCGTTCGCTTTATTGCTTCTAAGGAAGGCTTCAAAGGATTTTATGCT GGGTATGGATCTTTTTTGTTGCGAGATTTACCCTTTGATGCTATTCAGTTTTGCATCTATGAGCAGATTCGAATAGGTTATATGCTTGCG GCACGAAGAAATCTGAATGATCCAGAAAATGCAATTATTGGTGCTTTTGCAG GTGCACTAACTGGAGCCATAACTACTCCCCTTGATGTCATCAAGACAAGGTTAATGGTTCAA GGATCTGCAAACCAATACAAGGGAATTGTTGACTGTGTTCAAACTATTATCAAGGAAGAAGGACCTCGTGCCTTTTTGAAG GGTATTGGTCCCAGAGTACTATGGATAGGCATAGGTGGTTCAATATTCTTTGGTGTCCTTGAGAGTACAAAACGTTTTCTTGCTGAGAGGCGTCCTATAGAATTTCAGCACACATACTCAGACAAAAGTAAagataaatag
- the LOC106773200 gene encoding S-adenosylmethionine carrier 1, chloroplastic/mitochondrial isoform X2 translates to MGPFTLSVMVNDSAISLPDACSKRKQNFLLKNSFASVSMGDEKPFDFLRTLFEGVIAGGTAGVVVETALYPIDTIKTRLQAARGGEKLILKGLYSGLAGNLAGVLPASALFVGVYEPIKQKLLRIFPENLSAFSHLTAGAIGGIAASLIRVPTEVIKQRMQTGQFTSASGAVRFIASKEGFKGFYAARRNLNDPENAIIGAFAGALTGAITTPLDVIKTRLMVQGSANQYKGIVDCVQTIIKEEGPRAFLKGIGPRVLWIGIGGSIFFGVLESTKRFLAERRPIEFQHTYSDKSKDK, encoded by the exons ATGGGTCCCTTTACACTCTCCGTTATGGTTAATGACTCTGCCATTTCATTACCAG ATGCTTGTTCGAAGAGAAAACAGAACTTTCTTCTGAAAAATTCTTTTGCATCGGTTAGCATGGGAGATGAAAAGCCTTTTGACTTCTTACGCACTTTATTTG AGGGCGTTATTGCAGGAGGTACAGCTGGAGTTGTTGTTGAAACAGCTTTATACCCAATCGACACTATTAAAACACGTCTGCAG GCTGCTCGCGGGGGAGAAAAACTAATATTGAAAGGCTTGTATTCCGGATTGGCAGGGAACCTTGCTGGTGTCTTACC GGCGTCTGCTTTATTTGTGGGAGTTTATGAACCTATAAAGCAGAAATTGCTGAGGATATTTCCTGAAAATCTGAGTGCTTTTAGTCATTTA ACTGCAGGTGCCATAGGAGGCATTGCTGCTTCATTGATTCGTGTTCCAACGGAG GTTATCAAGCAACGAATGCAAACTGGGCAGTTTACTTCAGCTTCTGGTGCCGTTCGCTTTATTGCTTCTAAGGAAGGCTTCAAAGGATTTTATGCT GCACGAAGAAATCTGAATGATCCAGAAAATGCAATTATTGGTGCTTTTGCAG GTGCACTAACTGGAGCCATAACTACTCCCCTTGATGTCATCAAGACAAGGTTAATGGTTCAA GGATCTGCAAACCAATACAAGGGAATTGTTGACTGTGTTCAAACTATTATCAAGGAAGAAGGACCTCGTGCCTTTTTGAAG GGTATTGGTCCCAGAGTACTATGGATAGGCATAGGTGGTTCAATATTCTTTGGTGTCCTTGAGAGTACAAAACGTTTTCTTGCTGAGAGGCGTCCTATAGAATTTCAGCACACATACTCAGACAAAAGTAAagataaatag